The DNA window TGGCTGAAAAACCAACTGCCACAAAAATCGTTTATCGGTCAAGTGATGGTGGCCATACATGGTTAGATGTAAGTATTGGCCTGCCCAAAGACGTAGCCTTAAATACTGTTATTGCAACCGACAAGGAGATCATTTTAGGTTCAGACAGAGGTCTTTATATTGGCCATACAACATGTTCAGCTATTTTATGGCAAGAAGATCTTGGTTTGGGTAAAAGTATAAGCAACCTATCCAATGGATGGGCGGGACTCTATGTTACCAGTTATGGTAATGGAATATTTCAAAAACTAATTGGTACAGAGATATGGGTCCCTATGGACAAAACACTGGAAGATAAAATGGTTCGTACCATTCTTGAAATTCCCGGAGGATCTGTTTTAGTTGCAACTGATAATGGAATTTATAAATCAATTGATGGAAGAAAAACATGGAAACAAGTTTTTTCAGAAGGGATGATACTGAACATGTTTTATTCAGATGGTGTAATTATTGCCGGTGGTTTTAAAGGCTTATTAAGGTCTGTAGACAATGGGGAAAACTGGGTTTGGGCATTTACTGGAGATGGAATGGGACTAAGTGCAGGTACGATTAACGGGCACATGGTGGCTATAACCAGTGGGATGGGACCATGGGGGAAGGAAAATTTGGCGCCATTTGGAATAAAGACTAACAGAATACGTACTTCTGATGATGGTGGCCAAACTTGGATAAGAGCGGATGCGGGTCTGTCAGGAGCACTTTTAAATCCAGAGTTACTCAGAAAAAATATGCGAAATGGGGTTCAATTCAGGCCGAGTGCGATTAATGACATTGAGCAGCAAGGAAATTATATTTTTTGTAGTCTAGATGCAGGTGTGTATCGATCCAGTGATCTTGGCAAAACTTGGGAGTTAGTGCTTAGTTCCGGTGGCAATTCATCTTTTGAGTTGGTAGTATCCGGCGGTGTGATTTATGCTGTCTCTGTGTTCAGCGGATGTTGACAGGAAGGTAGATTTTCAATATATTTTGATTTTTCTTATATAGTATTCTGAAATTTGATTTTAAAATTTAACTGAAGTTAGCGGTCATTGCAGAGCATTACCCAAACCTACAAATAGATAACAAAACCTCAATGACAATTTAAAAAATGAAAAAATATTTCTCACAAATTCAAGTTTTTACTTTTCTGACAATACTACTTTTGGGGACTGCCTGCAACGAACCATTTAAAAAAGACTTACCAAAAGAAAAGATATCTGATAGGCATTCAAAACTTATAAAAACCATAGGTGACCCTAGATATGGCAATGTTCAATGTAGCCTGCAGGACAAGGCCGGTAACCTTTGGTTTGGCACCTCAGAAAATGGTCTTTATAAATATGATGGAAAATCTTTTAGCCGGTTTTTAGTAACAGATGGGTTAAACAGTAATGATGTTTATACACTTTTGGAAGATAATGAGGGTAAAATTTGGATAGGCACAGGTGCGGGACTTTGTCTTTACGATGGCAAAACATTTGTTAAAATCCAGATTCCTTTACCAAAAAACCTGCCTCCCAACAAGAATCCATACTATCGTAACTCGCATTGGGTTTACAGTATCATGCAAGCAAAAAGCGGAAAACTATGGTTTGTTACAATAGATGGTGTTTATGTCTACGATGGCAAATCCTTTTCGCTGTTCACAATTAATGAGGCAGCAAATGGCTTTTTGACCAGTAACGATAACGTGGAACGTATTTTAGAAGATAAAGCAGGTAACATTTGGTTTGGAGGACGAACTAACGAAGGTGTTTACCGTTACGATGGAAAGTCTGTGACCAACCTTAAACTAAAGGAATTATTTCAAGATGGGCCAAAGCCAAAACCTCATAGTTGGGCATGGCCTCAATTGCAAGACAATAACGGGAATATTTGGTTCAGCAATTGGGGCGGGGCCTACCGGTATGATGGGAATTCATTTACAAGTTTTACAAAAAGCGATGGCTTAGCCGGTGGTGTTACGCGGATTATAGAAGACAAAAAAGGAAACCTTTGGTTTGGTGGCGATGCTGGTGCTGGGCTTAGCCTTTACGATGGTAAATCTTTCAATCGTTTTACAAAAAAAGATGGACTGCTCAACAGCAGTATTTGGTCAATTTTGGAAGATAAAACTGGAAATATTTGGGTGGGTACGAGAGAAACAGGTCTCTATCTTTATGATGGAAAAGCATTTATTACTTATTCGGAATATAAACACTAGCCTGAAACAGACTGACAAACAAAATTTGCAACAAAAGACAAAAGTGAACAAAAGCGACAAACCACTAACACAAAATTGGCAAAAGTTGTGGTTCATTGATCCGCAAACGCATTTGTGGTTAATCTAAATTTGGTTCTCCGCATCAAAATTAGTGGTAAAAGTCGCCAATTTCGCCAGGCCCAAAACTGTTATATTTACTTTTAGACCTGTTTTTTTAGCAATTCGATAACAGTAATCTCAGGCCAAATGCCCACTCTTCCTGCAAAAGCAAGAAATCCAAATCCTCGGTTAATATGGATAATTCTACCTAGCTCTTCTTTCAATCCAGCCCAATGTGGGTAACGGAATTGAACCGGGCTAAATTTAAATCCGGGAATCTCCACACCCATTTGAGCACCATGAGTATGTCCCGAAAGGGTTAAATGTACATTGGATGGATGCATTTTGACTTCATGCTCCCAATGAGTTGGATCATGGGAAAGTAATACCTTAAAATCATTGGGTTGAGTGCCGACAAGTGCCTTTTCAAGATTTCCACTTTTACCGAATCCAACACCCCAATTTTCGACGCCGAGAATATGAATTTTTTCTCCTTTTTTCTCAATTGCGTGACTTTCATCTTGTAGCAATCTAAAGCCCATGTCGTGATGATTATTTATCAATTGCTGAAGATTATTTTGTTTTTCATTTTGTGATGGCCATTCGATATAATCTCCGTAATCATGATTTCCAAGGATGGAGAATTTTCCATAGGGAGCATGAAGTTCTTTGAGCATATGCTTGTAAGGATCAACTTCGTCTGCAGAGTTGTTAACAAGATCTCCGGTAAAGACTATTAAATCACAATTCTGATTTTGCAACATGTTAAGTCCTTTTTGGACTTCTTGAGGGTCATCAAAACTTCCGGAATGAAAGTCTGAAAACTGGGCAATTTTAAATCCTTCAAATGCTGCAGGAAGGTCGTCAAAAAACAGTTTGTGATGATGGATTTTGTAATTGTATTTTCCTTTGGTCATCCCATATAGAAATGACACAAAAGGTACACTGGCAACCATTAATCCAACCTGACTGAAAAATAATCTTCGGTCTGGAAAAAAGGCCTGATCTTCAGCAGGATTCTGTTGGACAATTTTTTGACCCACGCCAAATACAAATCGGTATATATCTTCTGAAAAAAGGAAAAATATAAAAAAGATCTTTGTTACTAAAATAGTAATGAAGAAATTCAAAGTCCAACGTGAAACCCAGGTAAAATGGTGAGTCTTTCTAAAACCAAAGAAACCATAAATCATCAATAACACCAATCCCCAGGAGATTATCCAGAATCCAATGGTAATTCCGTTTTTGAGCAATCCTGAAGAAATACCTGCGGTGAGCATTTTAATTCCCTGAAACACGTAAAGATCCAGCCCCAAAAAAATGATAAACATTATAAGAAAACCCATTGAATTGAAGATTTAGAACATAGTAACATTGAGCAAGATGCTTTGGTTTATTCACTTAAAACCATACGCTCCTATAATTAGACCAGAAGGGAAAAAGTTCCGATGAGCATTACAAAATGTTGGATAAATTAGAAGAAAAGATAGATATAAACAATTTAATCAAATAATAAATGACCTCTAAATGTCAGATATACAATTGATTAGGCATCAAAATGAACTTCCTTTCAACAGGTAGGGTGTTCTGGTGAGGAAAAGCTCTAAATTTGCAGCAAATTCCTCAATATGGGTTTGTCTAAAGAAATATATGTTGACTCAGAAATCATGCCTCTGAAAAAAGTCATTGTCCATGCCCCCGACGAAGGTATTGACCGAATAAGCCCTAAGCGTGCAGGTGAATTACTCTTTGATGACATTGTTTATCTGCCAGCTATGCAACGTGAGCATAAAATATTTACAAACGTATTGGGGATGTTTATAGGTGAGGAGAATGTTTTGGAAACAGAAACTCTTATCCGTGAAGCCCTGGACGCAAGCATACCTTTAAAAGAAGAGTTGCTGCAGAAATTGGCAGAGTGGGAGGAGTTGCCAGGAAGCGTCATTAAGTCTTTAAATGACATGGATCATGGTTTGTTGGCAGAAGTATTAATTTCTGGATACAATTATCCTGAGGACCATATTTTATTTGATCCGATTCCAAATTTTATTTTTACCCGTGACATTGCTTTGACGATCAAAGATCATGTGGTAATTACAAAAGCTTCTAAGTCGGTTCGTCATCGGGAAAACCTACTTACCCGTTTCTTTATTTATGCACACCCTCAATTTGCCAATCTACTCACCGACAACCGACTGATTAATCTTAACCTGATCAATGACTTTCCACCTTCTCGTAAAGGAGAGCCTATTTCAATTGAAGGCGGAGATTTGATGTTACTGAATGAAGATTATTTGTTGATTGGTAGCAGTGAGCGCACTACAGATCACGCATTAAATACACTGAAGCAAGTTTTGTTCGACAAGAAATTGATTAAAAATATTGTAGAAGTTGACGTTCCAAAAGAAAGGTCATTCATGCATATTGATACCCTCTTTACCCAGATAGATCATTTGGATTTTGTTGGCTATAAACCTATTGTTAAAGATGGACTTGGTTCTTACGTAACTGTTCACCGTTCTTCCGGAGAGTTGGTGGAATATCCTTCTGTGCTTGATTTTCTTCACGCAGAAATCAGTTCGGATATAAAATTTATCTGGAGTGGCGATGGTGAATCTCCCTATCAGGAGCGTGAACAGTGGACAGATGGTTGTAATTTGCTGACCATCAGACCTGGAGTAGCCCTCACTTACGATCGCAATCCAAATACCGAAAAAGCTTTTAGAAATCATGGTTACTCGGTAATTCATGCAAATGAATTTCTACGTCAGGTGGAAGGTGGAAGTATTGAACCTTCAGAGTTGAAGAAGACGATTATTACCTTACCATCGAGTGAACTTTCCCGTGCACGTGGAGGTACCCATTG is part of the Candidatus Vicinibacter affinis genome and encodes:
- a CDS encoding exo-alpha-sialidase; its protein translation is MATYLFIFFHFIQSLFFAHSEPLAEKPTATKIVYRSSDGGHTWLDVSIGLPKDVALNTVIATDKEIILGSDRGLYIGHTTCSAILWQEDLGLGKSISNLSNGWAGLYVTSYGNGIFQKLIGTEIWVPMDKTLEDKMVRTILEIPGGSVLVATDNGIYKSIDGRKTWKQVFSEGMILNMFYSDGVIIAGGFKGLLRSVDNGENWVWAFTGDGMGLSAGTINGHMVAITSGMGPWGKENLAPFGIKTNRIRTSDDGGQTWIRADAGLSGALLNPELLRKNMRNGVQFRPSAINDIEQQGNYIFCSLDAGVYRSSDLGKTWELVLSSGGNSSFELVVSGGVIYAVSVFSGC
- a CDS encoding metallophosphoesterase; protein product: MFIIFLGLDLYVFQGIKMLTAGISSGLLKNGITIGFWIISWGLVLLMIYGFFGFRKTHHFTWVSRWTLNFFITILVTKIFFIFFLFSEDIYRFVFGVGQKIVQQNPAEDQAFFPDRRLFFSQVGLMVASVPFVSFLYGMTKGKYNYKIHHHKLFFDDLPAAFEGFKIAQFSDFHSGSFDDPQEVQKGLNMLQNQNCDLIVFTGDLVNNSADEVDPYKHMLKELHAPYGKFSILGNHDYGDYIEWPSQNEKQNNLQQLINNHHDMGFRLLQDESHAIEKKGEKIHILGVENWGVGFGKSGNLEKALVGTQPNDFKVLLSHDPTHWEHEVKMHPSNVHLTLSGHTHGAQMGVEIPGFKFSPVQFRYPHWAGLKEELGRIIHINRGFGFLAFAGRVGIWPEITVIELLKKQV
- a CDS encoding arginine deiminase, yielding MGLSKEIYVDSEIMPLKKVIVHAPDEGIDRISPKRAGELLFDDIVYLPAMQREHKIFTNVLGMFIGEENVLETETLIREALDASIPLKEELLQKLAEWEELPGSVIKSLNDMDHGLLAEVLISGYNYPEDHILFDPIPNFIFTRDIALTIKDHVVITKASKSVRHRENLLTRFFIYAHPQFANLLTDNRLINLNLINDFPPSRKGEPISIEGGDLMLLNEDYLLIGSSERTTDHALNTLKQVLFDKKLIKNIVEVDVPKERSFMHIDTLFTQIDHLDFVGYKPIVKDGLGSYVTVHRSSGELVEYPSVLDFLHAEISSDIKFIWSGDGESPYQEREQWTDGCNLLTIRPGVALTYDRNPNTEKAFRNHGYSVIHANEFLRQVEGGSIEPSELKKTIITLPSSELSRARGGTHCMSCPVIRQKISEHV